Genomic window (Sulfuricaulis sp.):
ACCGTGGCGACAATCTTGCCGTTGTGCTCCAGGGTTATCCGCTGAATGAAATGTGGCGGGATTTTCTTCCCCGTATTCTTGTCGGTGCGCAGACCGGTTTCCATCGGGTGAGTAATCAGCACCTGCAGCTCAACCCCACCGTCCTGGGCGCGGGTGCGCATTTTCATCTTGCGATCAGCCATTTCAATCATTACCTCAATATTAAATTTAAACCGCGGAGGGCGCAGAGATCGCAGAGAATTCTATGAACTAGAATTGTCGCTCTGCGTGCTCTGCGTTCTCTGCGGTGAATAATCATAAAATTCATCGCCAGAAAC
Coding sequences:
- the soxZ gene encoding thiosulfate oxidation carrier complex protein SoxZ, giving the protein MADRKMKMRTRAQDGGVELQVLITHPMETGLRTDKNTGKKIPPHFIQRITLEHNGKIVATVNTGAGISEDPLIGFRLKDAKQGDKLKVFWSDNMGESATLEGVVDIS